A window of Trueperaceae bacterium genomic DNA:
CACCCTCCGCGGCCTCGTCGAGGTGCCCTTCGCGCATCCCTCCGCGGCGGTCGAGTGGGCGTGGATCGGCATCTCCGTCGCCGCCGCCCTCGGCGGCCTGGCGTTCGGGTGGTGGACCTACGCCCGCCGCGGCGGTGCGCCCGTGCGCCGCCTCGCGGAGGGCCCCCTCGCCCCCTTCGCGCGGAGCGGGATGGGCGTCGACGGCGCCTACGGCGCGGTCGTCGTCGGCGCCTCGGAGGGCACCGCGGACGGCGTCGCGACCCTCGATCGCGACGTCGTCGACCGCGGCCTCCTCGGCCTCGGCAGCGCCCTGACCGCGTTCGGGCGCCTCGCGGCCGGCCTGCAGACCGGCTTCGTGCGCACGTACGCCTTCGCGATGTTCGCCGGGGCGGTGGTCCTCGCCCTCGTGCTGGCCTGGACGGGGGTGCGCGGATGACGCTCGCCATGCTGGTCCTCCCGCTCCTCGGGGCGGCCGCCGCCGCCTTCGCCCCCGGCCGCCTCGCGGTCGCCGGCGCCCTCGCCTCCGCCCTCGCGACGTTCGGCGTCGCGGCGTTCCTGAGCGGGGCCGGCGCCGTGAGCGTCGCCTGGCTGCCCGCCCTCGGCATCGACGTCACCCTCGATCCGTTCGGGGTGCGCGGCGTGCTGGCGACGACGGCGGCCCTCACGATGATCCCCGTCGTCCTCACCGCCGGCCGGCAGGCGCCGGCGCAGCGCCGCACCTACCTCACGGCGTTGCTGCTGATGCACGCGACCCTCAACGGGGTGTTCCTCGCCACCGACCTCGTGCTGATGTACGTCTTCTGGGAGGCGACGTTGCTCCCCAGCCTGTTCCTGCTCGGGACGTTCGGGGGTCCGGGGCGCCGCGGCGCGGTGACGAAGTACCTGGTGTACGCGATCACCGGGTCGTTCCTGATGCTCGCCTCGATCCTCGCCCTCGTGCCCGCCTCCGGTGCGGCCAGCTACGCCTTTGCCGACCTGTTGCCCGCCGCCCGCGCCCTCGACCCGGTCGTGCAGACCTGGTTGTTCGCCGGGTTCGCCGCGGCGTTCGCGGTGAAGCTGCCGCTGTTCCCGCTGCACGCCTGGCTGATCGACTTCCACCGGCAGAACCCCCCGTCCGGCGTCGCGGACGTCGCCGGCACCCTGTACAAGGTCGGCGGCTTCGGGTTCTTCGCGTGGGCGATCCCGCTGTTGCCCGACGGCGCGGCGGCGTTCCAACCGTTTCTCCTCGCGCTCGCCGCCGCGACCGCCCTGTGGGGCGGCCTCGCCGCCACCCGGCAGGAGGACCTCAAGTCCATGCTGGCGTACATGTCGCTGTCGCACATGGGCGTCGTCGCGCTCGGCGTGTTCTCGCTCACGCCGGTCGGGTTGACCGGCGCGATGTTCCTCCTCGCCGCGCAGATGCTGTCCACCGGCGCGCTGTTCCTGCTGGCCGGGATGCTGCACGCCCGCACCGGCCAGTACGGCTTCGCGCACTACGGCGGCCTCGCCAAGAGCGCCCCCGCCCTCGCCGCCGTCACGCTGTTCGCGCTGTTCGCCGCGATCGGCGTGCCGGGCCTGTCGAACTTCCCCGGCGAGTTCCTGGCGTTGGCCGGCGGCTTCGCCGCCTCGCCGTGGCTGGGCGGCGTCGCGGCCCTCGGGAGCGTCGTCGCGGCCGGCGTGTACGGCGTGAACACCTACCAACGCCTCTTCCAGGGCCC
This region includes:
- a CDS encoding NADH-quinone oxidoreductase subunit M → MTLAMLVLPLLGAAAAAFAPGRLAVAGALASALATFGVAAFLSGAGAVSVAWLPALGIDVTLDPFGVRGVLATTAALTMIPVVLTAGRQAPAQRRTYLTALLLMHATLNGVFLATDLVLMYVFWEATLLPSLFLLGTFGGPGRRGAVTKYLVYAITGSFLMLASILALVPASGAASYAFADLLPAARALDPVVQTWLFAGFAAAFAVKLPLFPLHAWLIDFHRQNPPSGVADVAGTLYKVGGFGFFAWAIPLLPDGAAAFQPFLLALAAATALWGGLAATRQEDLKSMLAYMSLSHMGVVALGVFSLTPVGLTGAMFLLAAQMLSTGALFLLAGMLHARTGQYGFAHYGGLAKSAPALAAVTLFALFAAIGVPGLSNFPGEFLALAGGFAASPWLGGVAALGSVVAAGVYGVNTYQRLFQGPPGERRADLGPAEILVVAPLIAGILWLGLAPAPQLERIDASAAVATTLAAPPPTPLALQGDAR